In Wenyingzhuangia fucanilytica, the following are encoded in one genomic region:
- a CDS encoding SusC/RagA family TonB-linked outer membrane protein, translating into MKKKSKKHGSGISKTYLFGMLFFLGICGFTAQAQISTVSGTITADDGLPIPGANVVQKGTTNGVISDFDGNYMISLKPGAQVLVFSYLGYETQEVSVKNKNTVNVVLGKSSEELDEVVIIGYGEVKRADVIGAVGSVKSEEILQVAPVSALEGMQGRVAGVQITSDGGPGSGSEIQIRGISTFGAGSAPLYIVDGQQVEDIDNINPSDIENIDILKDGASAAIYGSKAANGVVLVTTKQGKAGFPKMTVDYINSVSFLNNLVPVSNTRQWNKFEKLRTGSTDASGTVLDSLGIRNQLVVDVQDAIKQLGVKNQLNLAFSGGGEKSKFYWNTGYLKESGIIIGSGYKRITSNLKVDFDLNKFITAGTRINGSYEFQDGINEGAVFREVSYRQPNVLLIDFDGSYIRERFARANPVARAELAVNDDREFRSSIFNYVNFKITPSLSFKTTLGLNYRNQKLNEFRPQATVNIDNGKITGRERQRTYYDIQNENFFNYNKSFKGGHNIKGLLGFSIQQWNIELSDLNAIEFNNDYIPTFNNVKEYNLNTGTTASSHALSSVYGRLGYDYKGKYFVTGSLRRDGSSRFGANKRWGNFPAVQAGWRVSKENFMKSFNFLNDLKLRASYAITGNERIGDFESVVLYEPGYFYNSINGFAPIQLGNENLGWEETAQANYGIDVSLFKRRLNISVDRYVKTTNDLLYDVPIPEETGFSSIKTNVGSVENKGWDVSISGTPVRTKDFTWSSGFNLSYNKNKVLDLADDDGFESGGYLIQEGESLGNMYGFKNLGVFQYDESNAYTPDGVRLTANFNENKQFQNYTLNGQAYTGTVEQLKFANKVLKGGDIIFQDQNGDLNIDAANDRVIIGNGLSDFVGGFNNSFEYKGFMMSFLITYNFGNDIYRNYDHVRDKASNAVYAPSPDRIDGAWVNQGDVTKYPSLDSSRANNRSGFESNYVSQADFIKLRNIKFGYNFSKETLEKIGFINKLSLSANINNLFMLTNYEGYNPELGNRGNALQPGWDSLRYPNKTEIIFGLNVQF; encoded by the coding sequence ATGAAAAAAAAATCAAAAAAACATGGAAGTGGGATAAGCAAGACCTATCTATTTGGAATGTTATTCTTTTTAGGGATCTGTGGTTTTACTGCCCAAGCACAAATAAGTACCGTGTCGGGTACAATTACGGCTGATGATGGATTACCAATACCAGGGGCAAATGTTGTTCAAAAAGGAACAACAAATGGTGTCATAAGTGATTTTGATGGAAATTATATGATTTCATTAAAACCAGGAGCACAAGTTTTGGTTTTTTCTTACCTAGGATACGAAACACAAGAAGTTTCTGTTAAGAATAAAAATACTGTTAACGTTGTTTTAGGTAAGAGCAGCGAAGAATTAGATGAAGTTGTAATTATTGGTTATGGAGAGGTTAAACGAGCAGATGTAATTGGAGCTGTAGGTTCTGTAAAGTCTGAAGAAATCCTACAAGTAGCACCAGTAAGTGCCTTAGAAGGAATGCAAGGACGTGTTGCTGGGGTTCAAATTACTAGCGATGGAGGTCCAGGTTCTGGTTCTGAAATCCAAATTAGAGGTATTTCAACCTTTGGTGCAGGTTCAGCCCCATTATATATTGTAGATGGTCAGCAAGTAGAAGATATTGATAATATCAACCCTTCTGATATTGAGAATATAGATATCTTAAAAGATGGAGCTTCTGCAGCAATTTATGGTTCTAAAGCGGCAAACGGGGTAGTATTAGTAACAACAAAACAAGGTAAAGCAGGCTTTCCAAAAATGACTGTAGACTACATAAACTCTGTAAGTTTTTTAAATAATTTAGTTCCTGTATCTAACACTAGACAATGGAATAAGTTCGAAAAACTTAGAACAGGTAGTACAGATGCTTCTGGGACTGTTTTAGATTCTTTAGGGATTAGAAATCAATTAGTTGTAGATGTTCAAGATGCAATTAAACAATTGGGAGTAAAGAATCAATTGAACTTAGCCTTTAGTGGTGGTGGTGAAAAATCTAAGTTTTATTGGAATACAGGTTATTTAAAAGAATCAGGAATCATTATTGGTAGTGGTTATAAAAGAATTACTTCTAATTTAAAAGTAGATTTTGATTTAAATAAATTCATCACAGCAGGAACTAGAATTAATGGTTCGTATGAATTTCAAGATGGTATTAACGAGGGAGCTGTTTTTCGTGAAGTTTCATATAGACAACCAAACGTATTGCTAATTGATTTTGACGGTTCATATATTAGAGAACGTTTTGCTAGAGCAAATCCTGTAGCTAGAGCAGAACTAGCTGTAAATGATGATAGAGAGTTTAGATCTTCAATTTTTAATTATGTAAATTTTAAAATTACGCCATCGTTATCATTTAAAACAACATTAGGACTTAATTATAGAAATCAAAAATTAAATGAGTTTAGACCTCAAGCTACTGTTAACATAGACAACGGTAAAATAACAGGAAGAGAAAGACAACGTACATATTATGATATTCAAAACGAAAATTTCTTTAACTATAATAAAAGCTTTAAAGGAGGTCATAATATAAAAGGATTATTAGGTTTTTCTATCCAACAATGGAACATAGAATTATCAGATTTAAATGCTATTGAATTTAACAATGATTACATCCCAACATTTAACAACGTAAAAGAATATAATCTTAACACAGGAACTACTGCAAGCAGTCATGCATTATCTTCTGTATATGGTAGATTGGGGTATGATTACAAAGGGAAATACTTTGTTACAGGATCTTTGCGTAGAGACGGTTCATCAAGGTTTGGAGCTAATAAAAGATGGGGTAATTTCCCAGCAGTACAAGCAGGATGGAGAGTTTCTAAAGAAAACTTTATGAAATCTTTTAATTTCTTAAATGATTTAAAATTAAGAGCTAGTTATGCAATTACAGGTAATGAACGTATTGGTGATTTTGAAAGTGTAGTACTTTATGAACCAGGTTATTTTTATAACAGTATAAATGGTTTTGCTCCAATACAATTAGGAAATGAAAATTTGGGATGGGAAGAAACAGCTCAAGCAAACTATGGTATTGATGTTTCATTATTCAAAAGACGTTTAAATATTTCTGTTGATAGATATGTTAAAACTACTAACGATTTACTTTATGATGTGCCGATTCCAGAAGAAACAGGTTTTTCTAGCATAAAAACAAACGTTGGTTCAGTTGAAAATAAAGGTTGGGATGTTAGTATTTCAGGAACTCCTGTTAGAACAAAAGACTTTACATGGTCTTCAGGTTTTAACCTTTCATATAATAAAAACAAAGTTTTAGACTTAGCCGATGATGATGGTTTTGAATCTGGAGGGTATTTAATTCAAGAAGGAGAATCTTTAGGAAATATGTATGGTTTTAAAAACTTAGGAGTTTTTCAGTATGATGAATCTAATGCATATACCCCAGATGGAGTAAGATTAACCGCCAATTTTAATGAGAATAAACAATTTCAAAACTATACTTTAAACGGACAAGCTTATACAGGTACTGTAGAGCAATTAAAATTTGCGAATAAAGTCTTAAAGGGAGGTGATATTATTTTTCAGGATCAAAATGGAGATTTAAATATTGATGCTGCAAATGATAGAGTAATTATAGGAAATGGATTGTCTGATTTTGTTGGAGGTTTTAACAACAGTTTTGAGTACAAAGGTTTTATGATGTCATTTTTAATAACCTATAATTTTGGAAATGATATTTATAGAAACTACGATCACGTAAGAGATAAAGCAAGTAATGCAGTATATGCTCCAAGTCCAGATCGTATTGATGGTGCATGGGTAAACCAAGGTGATGTAACAAAATATCCAAGTTTAGATAGTAGTAGAGCTAATAACAGGAGTGGATTCGAATCTAATTATGTGAGTCAAGCAGATTTTATTAAACTAAGAAATATCAAATTTGGTTATAACTTCTCTAAAGAAACTTTAGAAAAAATAGGTTTCATTAATAAATTATCTCTTAGTGCAAATATTAACAATTTGTTTATGCTAACAAATTACGAGGGATATAACCCAGAATTAGGAAATAGAGGTAATGCGTTGCAACCAGGGTGGGATAGCTTACGTTACCCAAATAAAACAGAAATTATTTTTGGATTAAACGTTCAGTTTTAA
- a CDS encoding RagB/SusD family nutrient uptake outer membrane protein, which yields MKKNRYILTLFSVLALGFASSCESVLEVEPQSQLSDQAFWNTNQDAQLGVAAIYDAMQNAYKDKKFYWGEFRADNYIDSDKPQPITQDLINNNLTPQSDEAHLRWADFYAMIFRANLAIEKIPSIPQFNTQLLGEAYALRAYAYFDAYRVWGGVPLFTKAKLTYDDNSIKPRATAQEVLDLVLADLEKADENLTEISSRFQFSKTSLLAFKAKVFMYLKRYQEANDLIDELIDSKQFSLTTSRKDWRNLFLNDEARFPGEGEEGPELIMSLRYDFEEDGNRASGVYSIFFQGVPSYWVAPEVVNLWESKFPTDSIAWVTKYPGVPPHVVDVNEDSGEETKRYGDYRYYESIAAPGQLAEDLRISKYAKSNISPSIDDTDIILFRYADMLLLKAEALNQLNRQSEALDLVDEVRAARELPLINTGTTPDVVNVTDKDEVENFILDERRLELIAEGTRWWDLVRTDKAVDIMGPKNGLTDETIIWPIWFRNIINNPKLEQNEAYK from the coding sequence ATGAAAAAAAATAGATATATACTAACATTGTTTTCGGTACTGGCTTTAGGATTTGCTAGTTCTTGTGAAAGTGTTTTAGAAGTAGAGCCACAAAGTCAATTGTCTGATCAAGCTTTTTGGAATACCAATCAAGATGCACAACTTGGAGTTGCGGCTATTTATGATGCTATGCAAAACGCCTATAAAGACAAAAAGTTTTATTGGGGAGAATTTAGAGCAGATAATTATATTGATTCTGACAAGCCACAACCGATTACTCAAGATTTAATAAATAATAACTTAACCCCTCAGTCTGATGAGGCGCATTTAAGATGGGCTGATTTTTATGCAATGATTTTTAGAGCCAATTTAGCTATCGAAAAAATCCCATCAATACCACAATTTAATACTCAGCTATTAGGAGAAGCTTATGCATTAAGAGCTTACGCATATTTTGATGCTTATAGAGTTTGGGGAGGAGTTCCATTATTTACAAAAGCTAAATTAACATATGATGATAATTCTATCAAGCCTAGAGCAACCGCACAAGAAGTATTAGATTTAGTGTTGGCTGATTTAGAGAAAGCAGATGAAAACTTAACAGAAATATCGTCACGTTTTCAATTTTCAAAAACAAGTTTACTAGCTTTTAAAGCAAAGGTATTTATGTATTTAAAAAGATACCAAGAAGCCAATGATTTAATTGACGAGTTGATAGATAGTAAGCAGTTCTCTTTAACAACTAGTAGAAAAGATTGGCGTAATTTATTTTTAAATGATGAAGCTAGATTCCCTGGTGAAGGAGAAGAAGGACCAGAGTTAATTATGTCACTTAGGTATGATTTTGAGGAAGATGGTAACAGAGCATCAGGAGTATATTCAATTTTTTTCCAAGGAGTGCCTAGTTATTGGGTAGCACCAGAGGTGGTTAATTTATGGGAAAGCAAATTCCCTACAGACTCAATTGCTTGGGTAACAAAATACCCAGGAGTTCCTCCTCATGTAGTTGATGTAAATGAAGATAGCGGAGAAGAAACCAAAAGATATGGTGACTATCGTTATTATGAATCTATAGCGGCTCCAGGACAATTAGCAGAAGATTTAAGAATATCAAAATATGCTAAATCTAATATTAGCCCTAGTATAGATGACACAGATATCATTTTATTCCGTTATGCAGATATGTTGCTTTTAAAAGCTGAAGCATTAAATCAACTTAATAGACAATCGGAAGCATTAGACTTAGTAGACGAGGTAAGAGCTGCTCGTGAATTACCACTTATAAACACTGGTACAACTCCAGATGTTGTTAATGTTACAGATAAAGATGAAGTTGAGAATTTTATTCTTGATGAAAGACGATTGGAATTAATAGCGGAAGGTACAAGATGGTGGGATTTAGTTAGAACGGACAAGGCTGTAGATATTATGGGGCCGAAAAACGGATTGACAGATGAAACTATTATATGGCCTATTTGGTTTAGAAATATAATTAACAACCCTAAATTAGAACAAAATGAAGCATATAAATAA
- a CDS encoding sulfatase — MKKNKFKKRSNHLIKWAVMGFVGIVLIGCANKSTKEEVQNKPNIIFILTDDQRWDALGYAGNPLAYTPEMDQLAKSGVFFKNTIATTPICAASRASIFSGLQERTHNYSFTTGNIKEEYMQNSYPKVLKEAGYYTGLYGKFGVKYKHLDSLYNIYENYDLRYDRKDITSYYYKTLGKDTVHLTRYTGEKALEFIKKAPSDKPFCLQLSFSAPHASDNTVEQYYWQEENNHVLENTTIPDANISEDKYFDRLPQRVKDGFNRLRWFWRDDTPEKYQHSVKGYYRMIAGIDNEIGRIRKELETKGIADNTIIVLMGDNGFFLGERQISGKWLMYENSIKVPLIIYDPRNKVHKDIEDMALNIDVPSTILDFAGVKAPLTWHGKSLKPFIDNENTNLERDTILIEHLWDFKNIAPSEGVRTKEWKYFRYVDDKSIEELYNLKEDPRETNNLIHNEKYQEVVVKLKNKLETLIEEYKDPYSFTPSNVMFKNNNFSWDVTSTKQKQTGYQILVSSSKENIDNNIGDIWNSDKIESNVHSEIRYQGEELKPKKEYYYKVRIYDEINRTGAYTLPKKISL; from the coding sequence ATGAAAAAAAATAAATTCAAAAAAAGGAGTAATCACTTGATAAAGTGGGCAGTGATGGGGTTTGTAGGTATTGTTCTAATCGGATGTGCAAATAAATCAACAAAAGAAGAAGTACAAAATAAACCCAATATTATTTTTATTCTAACAGATGATCAGCGTTGGGATGCTCTTGGTTATGCAGGGAATCCATTGGCATATACTCCAGAAATGGATCAGCTTGCAAAAAGTGGTGTGTTTTTTAAAAACACGATTGCTACAACACCTATTTGTGCGGCCAGTAGAGCTAGTATTTTTAGTGGTTTACAAGAGCGTACACATAATTATAGTTTTACAACAGGGAATATTAAGGAAGAGTACATGCAAAACTCATATCCCAAAGTGTTAAAAGAAGCAGGATATTATACTGGCTTATATGGGAAATTTGGTGTAAAATACAAACATTTAGATTCTTTATACAATATATATGAAAACTATGATTTACGATATGATCGTAAAGACATCACTAGTTATTATTATAAAACCTTAGGGAAAGATACTGTTCACTTAACAAGATACACAGGGGAGAAAGCATTAGAGTTTATTAAGAAAGCACCATCAGATAAGCCTTTCTGTTTACAGCTTAGTTTTAGTGCTCCTCACGCAAGTGACAATACTGTAGAACAGTATTATTGGCAAGAAGAAAACAATCATGTCTTAGAGAATACAACTATTCCCGATGCCAATATTTCAGAAGATAAATATTTTGATAGATTACCACAAAGAGTAAAAGATGGTTTTAACCGTTTACGTTGGTTTTGGAGAGATGATACTCCTGAAAAATACCAGCACAGTGTAAAAGGTTATTACAGAATGATTGCGGGTATTGATAATGAAATTGGGAGAATTCGTAAGGAATTAGAAACGAAAGGAATTGCTGATAATACCATTATTGTTTTGATGGGGGATAATGGTTTTTTCTTAGGGGAAAGACAAATTTCTGGAAAGTGGTTAATGTATGAAAACTCAATTAAGGTTCCATTAATTATTTACGATCCAAGAAATAAAGTACACAAAGACATAGAAGATATGGCTTTGAATATTGATGTGCCATCTACCATTTTAGACTTTGCAGGTGTAAAAGCTCCATTAACTTGGCATGGTAAGAGTTTAAAACCATTTATAGATAATGAGAATACTAATCTAGAAAGAGATACTATTTTGATTGAGCATTTATGGGATTTTAAAAACATTGCCCCAAGTGAAGGTGTAAGAACTAAAGAGTGGAAGTATTTTAGATATGTTGATGATAAATCTATTGAAGAGTTATATAATTTAAAAGAAGACCCTAGAGAAACTAATAATTTAATACATAACGAAAAGTATCAAGAAGTAGTGGTTAAATTAAAAAATAAGCTAGAAACTTTAATTGAAGAGTATAAAGATCCATATTCTTTTACTCCTAGCAATGTTATGTTTAAGAATAATAATTTTAGTTGGGACGTTACTAGTACTAAACAAAAACAAACAGGCTATCAAATATTAGTTTCTTCATCAAAAGAAAATATTGATAATAATATTGGAGATATTTGGAATAGTGATAAGATAGAAAGTAATGTTCATTCAGAAATAAGGTATCAAGGAGAAGAGTTAAAACCTAAGAAAGAATATTATTATAAAGTTCGCATTTATGATGAAATAAATAGAACAGGAGCTTACACTTTACCTAAAAAAATATCATTATAA